In Odocoileus virginianus isolate 20LAN1187 ecotype Illinois chromosome 5, Ovbor_1.2, whole genome shotgun sequence, a single window of DNA contains:
- the LOC110151440 gene encoding T-cell surface glycoprotein CD1b-3, with translation MLLLSLLLLAVIVPGGDNEHALQGPTSFHLIQISTFANSTWTQNQGSGWLDDLQIHGWDSDSGTAIFLKPWSKGNFSDEELAELEELFRVYFIEFTREVQDIASELQFEYPFVIQGIAGCELHSGKAIQSFLRAGFEGLDFMSIKNHSCVPEPEGGSKAQWFCVLITQYQGIWGIIDTLLSETCPRYLLGVLDAGKAELQRQVKPEAWLSSGPPPRPGHLRLVCHVSGFYPKPVWVTWVRGEQEEPGTQQGDIMPNADWTWYLRVTLDVAAGEAAGLSCRVKHSSLGDQDIILYWGHPTYIGLIFVAIIVPSLILLICLALWFWRRWSYQTIL, from the exons ATGCTGCTTCTGTCACTTCTATTGCTAGCAGTTATTGTCCCGGGTGGTGACAATGAGCATG CGTTACAGGGGCCAACCTCCTTCCATCTCATCCAGATTTCAACCTTTGCCAACAGCACCTGGACTCAAAATCAAGGCTCAGGCTGGTTGGACGATTTACAGATTCATGGCTGGGACAGTGACTCAGGCACTGCCATCTTCCTGAAGCCCTGGTCGAAGGGCAACTTCAGTGATGAGGAGCTGGCTGAGCTGGAGGAACTATTCCGAGTCTACTTCATTGAGTTCACTCGGGAAGTGCAGGATATTGCAAGTGAACTCCAGTTTGAAT accCCTTTGTGATTCAAGGCATAGCAGGTTGTGAGCTGCATTCTGGGAAGGCCATACAAAGCTTCTTGAGAGCAGGTTTTGAAGGACTGGATTTCATGAGCATCAAGAATCATTCATGTGTTCCTGAGCCAGAGGGAGGCAGCAAGGCACAGTGGTTTTGTGTACTCATTACTCAGTACCAAGGCATCTGGGGTATCATAGACACGCTCCTCTCAGAAACCTGCCCCCGATATCTCCTGGGTGTCCTCGATGCAGGGAAGGCAGAACTGCAGAGGCAAG TGAAGCCAGAggcctggctgtccagtggcccCCCTCCCCGGCCTGGCCACCTGCGGCTGGTCTGCCACGTCTCAGGATTCTACCCAAAACCCGTGTGGGTGACGTGGGTGAGGGGCgagcaggaggagcctggcactCAGCAAGGAGACATCATGCCCAATGCAGACTGGACGTGGTATCTCCGGGTAACCCTGGATGTGGCGGCTGGGGAGGCGGCTGGCCTGAGCTGCCGAGTGAAGCACAGCAGTCTAGGAGACCAGGACATCATCCTGTACTGGG GACACCCCACGTACATTGGCCTGATATTTGTGGCAATAATAGTGCCCTCCTTGATCCTTTTGATATGTCTTGCATTATGGTTTTGGAGGCGCTg GTCATATCAGACTATCTTGTGA